The Alphaproteobacteria bacterium genome has a window encoding:
- the pal gene encoding peptidoglycan-associated lipoprotein Pal, with product MKILKTLSVASLVLAITACDKNNEFDSMNGDAYSQEMMNVSLKALPAGVEEGSVKDFVARAGEKVHFDYDQYSLSMDSKRTIQRQALWLKMFPEVAITVEGHCDERGTRKYNFALGERRANAVKRYLVANGISSSRIDTVSYGKEKPAVAGHNKASWAKNRRAVSVLVK from the coding sequence ATGAAAATATTAAAAACTTTATCTGTTGCTTCTTTGGTTCTAGCAATCACTGCATGTGACAAAAACAATGAATTTGATTCAATGAATGGCGATGCTTATTCTCAAGAAATGATGAACGTTTCTCTTAAAGCTTTACCTGCTGGTGTTGAAGAAGGTTCTGTTAAAGATTTCGTTGCTAGAGCTGGTGAAAAAGTTCATTTTGACTATGACCAATACTCTCTATCAATGGATTCAAAAAGAACTATTCAAAGACAAGCTCTTTGGTTAAAAATGTTCCCAGAAGTTGCAATCACTGTTGAAGGTCACTGTGACGAAAGAGGTACTAGAAAATACAACTTCGCTTTAGGTGAAAGAAGAGCCAACGCTGTTAAAAGATACCTAGTTGCTAACGGAATTTCTTCTTCAAGAATCGATACTGTTTCTTACGGAAAAGAAAAACCTGCAGTTGCTGGTCACAACAAAGCATCTTGGGCTAAAAACAGAAGAGCAGTTTCTGTTCTAGTAAAATAA
- a CDS encoding uracil-DNA glycosylase, which produces MIKNLLKFYIKEGIGFSFSEKPISYLKGDKEDSPSYEIDDNSNEIKAQSKQKNSNLKSLQQRQNFATNRNIQEAEKLAIKSASVEELSNSIKSFDGCDLKVLASKPVVGDGIMSNPTVMVIGEAPSRDDDRTGIPFSGAEGTLLDKMLKSIGLSRKENAYLSNIINWWPPGNRPTTQEEIDVSIPFIKKHIELVNPKMIILLGGKTTQQILNTRDTINKTHGKEFDYKFKDADGNEKNIKCVPIFTPNFIMNNAKMKPVVWKDLLFIKDVIDELK; this is translated from the coding sequence ATGATTAAAAATTTATTGAAATTTTATATTAAAGAAGGGATAGGTTTTTCTTTTTCGGAAAAGCCTATATCCTACTTAAAAGGTGATAAAGAAGATAGTCCTTCTTATGAGATTGATGACAACTCAAATGAAATTAAAGCACAATCTAAACAAAAAAATAGTAATTTAAAATCACTTCAACAGAGACAAAACTTTGCAACCAATAGAAATATTCAAGAAGCTGAGAAATTAGCTATTAAATCTGCTTCTGTAGAAGAGCTTTCTAATTCAATTAAATCATTTGATGGATGCGACCTTAAGGTTTTAGCCTCTAAGCCTGTTGTAGGTGATGGTATTATGTCTAATCCAACTGTTATGGTTATAGGAGAAGCTCCTTCAAGGGATGATGATAGAACTGGCATTCCATTTTCTGGTGCAGAAGGAACATTATTAGATAAAATGCTTAAAAGCATTGGTTTAAGCAGAAAAGAAAATGCATACCTTAGTAACATTATTAATTGGTGGCCTCCTGGCAATAGACCTACTACTCAAGAAGAAATAGATGTTTCTATTCCCTTTATTAAAAAACATATAGAACTTGTTAATCCTAAGATGATTATCTTGCTTGGTGGAAAAACTACTCAACAAATTTTAAATACAAGAGATACTATAAACAAAACTCACGGTAAGGAATTTGATTATAAGTTTAAAGATGCAGATGGTAATGAAAAAAATATAAAATGCGTTCCTATTTTCACGCCTAATTTTATTATGAATAATGCTAAGATGAAGCCTGTTGTGTGGAAAGATCTGCTATTTATTAAAGACGTGATTGATGAGTTAAAATAA
- a CDS encoding ORF6C domain-containing protein has translation MGNVIYLNNNSYKEAFIELVNSIISEKSNLFINSKDLICITDMVFDQYKDSYLKDEIKNIYSDEFKKNLDRYIEFIFSSEFLKFDELLLTKSEVKLKEVIRKIKFYNRNPLNKIKLLISKRSFVEITILTSLLLLIFTLGNAVPNKMDNKFPLQIQVNNKISKEQGNIIKSIVKAKTVEKNIHYSLIYSDLKKFLKKRFNISVKSYKQIPQEHFEASVEFLNSY, from the coding sequence ATGGGGAATGTGATTTATCTAAACAATAATTCTTATAAAGAAGCTTTTATTGAACTTGTTAATTCAATTATATCTGAAAAGAGTAATCTATTTATAAACTCTAAAGATTTAATATGTATTACTGATATGGTTTTTGATCAATATAAAGATTCTTATCTTAAAGATGAAATTAAAAATATATATTCAGATGAGTTTAAAAAGAATTTAGACAGATACATTGAGTTTATATTTTCGTCTGAATTTTTAAAGTTTGATGAACTTTTACTTACCAAGTCTGAGGTTAAATTGAAAGAAGTTATAAGAAAAATAAAGTTTTATAATAGAAATCCTTTAAACAAAATTAAATTACTTATATCTAAAAGATCTTTTGTTGAAATAACAATCTTAACTTCTTTACTATTGCTTATATTTACCTTAGGAAATGCGGTACCAAACAAAATGGATAATAAATTTCCTTTACAAATTCAGGTAAATAATAAAATCTCTAAAGAACAAGGGAATATTATTAAATCCATTGTTAAGGCTAAAACTGTAGAAAAAAACATACACTATTCTCTTATATATTCTGACTTAAAAAAGTTTTTAAAAAAAAGATTTAACATTTCTGTTAAATCTTATAAACAAATTCCACAGGAACATT